The DNA segment AGGAAAAAAATCTTGCATCAAAACTCTAGCACCATAAACAGATTGAAATCCATCTCTAAAAGTTGTATCCATTACATCTATGAATTTTTTAGCCATTTCTTTTCCTTAATGTTGTATCAAAAATAATTATAACTCTAACTTTCTTAAAAAAATAAAATTTATAAAATTTGATTTAACATAATAATAATAATAGCCAATGGAGCAACAAATCTAAGCAAAAAATACCAAATTTCAAATGTTTTATTTCCCATAAATTGAGAAAAAAGTTGATAAATTTTTTCTTTACTCATAAAAAAACCTACAAATATAGCACTAGCTAAAGCCCCTAATGGCAACATAAAATTTGAAGTTAATTTATCCAGAATATCAAAAAAACTTAATCCAAAAAAGCTAAAATATTCTTTATATGCTCCACTAAAGGACAAAATACAACTTATACCTAAAATAAATACTATAAAACCTATAAAAACTAAGGCTTTTACTCTAGAAATTTTATATTCGTTAATAAGATAAAAAGTAAAAGGTTCTATCATCGAAACTGCTGAAGTTATGCCTGCAAAAAACAAAGCTAGAAAAAAATAAAAAGCTAGAAAATTTCCAAAATAATTTTCCAAATTTGAAAATAAAGTAGTTAAAGATATAAATACAAGACCTGCGCCTTCTGCTGGATTGGCATTAAACTTAAATATAAAAGTAAAAACTATAAGTCCCATCATAAGACCTATACAAATATTTAATAATACTATAACTAAAGAGCTGGTGATTACATTCGTGTCATCTTTTAAAGACGCTGCATAAGTTGTGATACACCCTATACCTAAACATAAA comes from the Campylobacter insulaenigrae NCTC 12927 genome and includes:
- a CDS encoding sodium-dependent transporter, producing the protein MNDKFSKIGFVLAVAGGAIGLGNAWKFPTLVGQNGGFAFVLLYLVLTISVGFCVFLAEIAMGKLSHKDPVNAYKTLALKYSQKWKFAGFFMLGGIFVLSFYLVIMGWVLKYMVTSIYYLPSNTQEAGALFGNLVENSVVESSMYFLIAFVLTLFIVSKGVKSGIEKLNVWIMPSLFIMLILMLGYCFFQDGFSQAFSYLFYPDFSKLNLNSILTALGLAFFTLCLGIGCITTYAASLKDDTNVITSSLVIVLLNICIGLMMGLIVFTFIFKFNANPAEGAGLVFISLTTLFSNLENYFGNFLAFYFFLALFFAGITSAVSMIEPFTFYLINEYKISRVKALVFIGFIVFILGISCILSFSGAYKEYFSFFGLSFFDILDKLTSNFMLPLGALASAIFVGFFMSKEKIYQLFSQFMGNKTFEIWYFLLRFVAPLAIIIIMLNQIL